One region of Anaeromyxobacter paludicola genomic DNA includes:
- a CDS encoding enoyl-ACP reductase FabI encodes MSGKRALVTGVANDRSIAWAIAQAFQAEGAELAFTYPGEGMEKRVRPLAEGIGAAAILDCDVSKDEDIDRTFAQLKQVWPEGFDVLVHSIGFAPREALEGRFTEVTSRDVFRIALDVSAYSLIGLTRAARPMLREGANVLTLSYYGAEKVVSNYNVMGVAKAALEASVRYLAFDLGQDGIRVNAISAGPLKTLAAAGIKGMRTMLAENASRTPLRRNIDQSDCGKAALYLCSDLASSVTGEVLHVDAGQNIVGVVAME; translated from the coding sequence ATGAGCGGTAAGCGCGCCCTCGTCACGGGGGTCGCCAACGATCGCAGCATCGCCTGGGCCATCGCCCAGGCCTTCCAGGCGGAGGGGGCGGAGCTCGCCTTCACCTACCCGGGCGAGGGAATGGAGAAGCGGGTGCGCCCGCTCGCCGAGGGCATCGGCGCGGCCGCCATCCTCGACTGCGACGTCTCCAAGGACGAGGACATCGACCGCACCTTCGCCCAGCTGAAGCAGGTCTGGCCGGAGGGCTTCGACGTCCTCGTGCACTCGATCGGCTTCGCGCCGCGCGAGGCGCTCGAGGGGCGGTTCACCGAGGTGACGAGCCGCGACGTGTTCCGCATCGCGCTCGACGTCTCGGCCTACTCGCTCATCGGGCTCACCCGGGCGGCCCGGCCCATGCTGCGCGAGGGCGCCAACGTCCTCACGCTCTCGTACTACGGCGCCGAGAAGGTGGTCTCGAACTACAACGTCATGGGCGTCGCCAAGGCCGCGCTCGAGGCGTCGGTCCGCTACCTCGCCTTCGACCTCGGGCAGGACGGCATCCGCGTGAACGCCATCAGCGCCGGCCCGCTCAAGACGCTGGCCGCCGCCGGCATCAAGGGGATGCGCACCATGCTGGCCGAGAACGCCAGCCGCACCCCGCTCCGCCGCAACATCGACCAGTCGGACTGCGGCAAGGCGGCGCTCTACCTCTGCTCGGACCTCGCCTCGAGCGTGACCGGCGAGGTGCTCCACGTGGACGCCGGGCAGAACATCGTGGGCGTCGTCGCGATGGAGTAG
- the mobA gene encoding molybdenum cofactor guanylyltransferase, translating into MTGLIEGASGALVAGGRGTRLGGAAKGLLRIDGQPIVARSLALLRRLFDEALVVANDPAPYLPFGAPVIPDVVAGKGAPGGVHAALRAASAEWVFVAACDMPFVSEAGIRLLAARRAGAPAVVVRFGGRLEPLHAFWSKACLPVLEAELARDEVPGLQRLAVACGAAVVEEEAWRAVDPLGRAFENANTPDDLVRLGLERP; encoded by the coding sequence ATGACGGGGCTCATCGAGGGCGCGAGCGGCGCGCTCGTCGCCGGCGGGCGCGGCACCCGGCTGGGCGGCGCGGCCAAGGGACTGCTCCGGATCGACGGCCAGCCCATCGTGGCCCGCAGCCTGGCGCTGCTGCGCCGGCTCTTCGACGAGGCGCTGGTCGTCGCCAACGACCCCGCCCCCTACCTGCCCTTCGGCGCGCCGGTGATCCCGGACGTCGTCGCCGGGAAGGGCGCGCCGGGCGGCGTCCACGCCGCGCTGCGCGCCGCGAGCGCGGAGTGGGTGTTCGTCGCCGCCTGCGACATGCCCTTCGTCTCGGAGGCCGGCATCCGGCTCCTGGCCGCGCGCCGGGCCGGCGCCCCGGCGGTGGTGGTCCGGTTCGGCGGGCGGCTCGAGCCGCTCCACGCCTTCTGGTCGAAGGCCTGCCTCCCCGTGCTCGAGGCGGAGCTCGCGCGCGACGAGGTGCCCGGGCTGCAGCGGCTCGCCGTCGCCTGCGGGGCGGCCGTCGTGGAGGAGGAGGCGTGGCGGGCGGTGGATCCGCTCGGCCGCGCCTTCGAGAACGCCAACACCCCGGACGACCTCGTCCGGCTCGGGCTCGAGCGCCCCTGA
- a CDS encoding DUF3187 family protein, protein MPRLLALLLLLALALPAAAGDRRDLAAPLGLGTDGTIRELFLDMPIADARAPRAGLDVRWSMANDWSAPTYAASGAKLVEIQTDEQSDSLTLSLRAPWSRLLGPGPVVSGRPLFDRLSTTLDWRVTQHWGGWSDGTIEWWHGFAGFYNFERNQYPRNAVHVTLGEVGGKQTLDLRSAQVSFGDLAVRTQYLLADGGAPLVPGQGPDATRWGLSARLDLKAPVGRLSNLGGSGGFDAGVGLLGTYELTSFLVAHAMASGQWWSGFAGEQPLQPLNFHWTAEVSLALLLGPVALVVEDRVVSAMFDDGGWTRVNPLPLAPGQSPPSLAASAWAATFRAQNGITGGLRWGRFTVWFAEDWTPGSNPTGVYKWFYDSNAPDVEIGLGYSQPL, encoded by the coding sequence ATGCCCCGCCTCCTCGCCCTCCTGCTCCTCCTCGCGCTGGCCCTCCCCGCCGCGGCCGGCGACCGGCGCGACCTCGCGGCCCCCCTCGGCCTCGGCACCGACGGCACCATCCGCGAGCTCTTCCTCGACATGCCCATCGCCGACGCCCGGGCGCCCCGCGCCGGGCTCGACGTGCGCTGGTCGATGGCCAACGACTGGAGCGCGCCCACCTACGCGGCCTCCGGCGCGAAGCTCGTCGAGATCCAGACCGACGAGCAGTCGGACTCGCTCACCTTGTCGCTCCGGGCGCCCTGGTCCCGCCTGCTCGGGCCCGGTCCGGTGGTCTCGGGCCGGCCGCTCTTCGACCGGCTCTCCACCACGCTCGACTGGCGCGTCACCCAGCACTGGGGCGGCTGGAGCGACGGGACCATCGAGTGGTGGCACGGGTTCGCCGGCTTCTACAACTTCGAGCGGAACCAGTACCCGCGGAACGCGGTGCACGTCACCCTGGGCGAGGTCGGAGGCAAGCAGACCCTCGACCTGCGCTCGGCGCAGGTCTCCTTCGGCGACCTCGCCGTCCGCACGCAGTACCTGCTCGCCGACGGCGGCGCGCCGCTCGTGCCGGGGCAGGGGCCGGACGCGACGCGCTGGGGCCTCTCGGCGCGGCTCGACCTGAAGGCGCCGGTGGGCCGGCTCTCGAACCTGGGCGGCTCGGGCGGCTTCGACGCCGGGGTGGGCCTCCTCGGCACCTACGAGCTCACCTCGTTCCTGGTGGCCCACGCCATGGCGAGCGGCCAGTGGTGGTCGGGCTTCGCCGGCGAGCAGCCCCTGCAGCCGCTGAACTTCCACTGGACCGCCGAGGTCTCGCTGGCGCTCCTCCTCGGACCGGTGGCGCTGGTGGTCGAGGACCGCGTGGTCTCCGCCATGTTCGACGACGGCGGCTGGACGCGGGTGAACCCGCTGCCGCTCGCGCCGGGCCAGTCCCCGCCGAGCCTCGCCGCGTCGGCCTGGGCCGCCACCTTCCGCGCCCAGAACGGCATCACCGGCGGGCTGCGCTGGGGCCGGTTCACCGTCTGGTTCGCCGAGGACTGGACGCCCGGCTCGAACCCCACCGGCGTCTACAAGTGGTTCTACGACTCGAACGCGCCCGACGTGGAGATCGGGCTCGGCTACTCGCAGCCGCTGTAG